The Bartonella sp. HY328 genome contains the following window.
GCTGGCAAAACTAATATATTGGAAGCCATATCATTGTTATCGCCGGGCAAGGGGTTGCGCCGCGCTAGCTATAACGAACTTATCCACGGCGCCTATGATAAAAACTTAGCCTCAAAGCATAACGGTTTTACTATATTTGCTCGCCTTGAATGTGATATTTATGGCGAAGCGCAAATCGGTACTGGTATTACTGATAATGAAAGCACACGTAAAGTGCGCATCAATGGCGCCAATGCTTCGGCCGATAGCTTGCTGGAATATAGCCGCATTAGTTGGCTAATTCCGGCAATGGATGGGCTATTCACTGGTACGATATCGGATAGACGGCGTTTTCTTGATCGTCTGGTTATGGGGCTTGATCCCCTGCATGGGCGGCGGGTTATCAATTTTGAAAAAGCCATGCGCTCACGCAATAAATTATTAAGTGACAATGTTAATGATGCCTATTGGCTCAGTGCATTGGAAGCGCAAATGGCTGAACTTGGGGTAGCAATTGCGGCAGCGCGCAAGGAAATGGTCCGCCTAATGGCCTCAATGATTGAAAAAATGCTGTTAAATAGCTTATTTCCTATGTCTGTTTTGAGTGCGACGGGCCTTTTGGAAGCACAGCTTGATGAAGCGGCGGCAGTCGATGTCGAGGAAGATTACCGAGCGCTTTTGGAGCAAAATCGCCTGCTTGATGCACGGGCAGGGCGCACTTTGGAAGGTCCCCATCGCAGTGATCTTGAGGTCAGCCATCTCGTTAAGTCTATGCCGGCGGCGCTTTGTTCAACTGGTGAACAAAAGGCTTTACTAACCGGGCTTATTTTGTCCCATGCGCGTCTTATTGGTGAAATATCGGGTATGACACCAATTTTATTGCTTGATGAAATTGCTGCCCATCTTGATCCAATGCGTCGTGGTGCACTTTTTGAAATCCTTGATCAACTGGAAGCTCAAGCCTTTATGACCGGAACTGACCGTGCACTTTTTGCAGGATTAGAGGGAAGGGCACAATTTCTTTCAGTAAAAGAAAATCAAATAGAGATTGATCGCAGTTGATAAATTAATTTTTTAAAAAGCCAACAGTTTTATCATTTTAAATTGCAATAATTTATTTAAAATAATAATAATTATAAAAGATGCTTAATATCTTGGTGTTTTTCAACAATTGACGGATAATATATTTTATTTTTAAGTTAAATGTATTAATAATATGCCAAATTAAGTTTGTAAAATATATTTTAAGTTAAAGGGGTTGCTTAAGATGGCAAATATTGTTGGCATTGATAATATGAGTGTTGAAGATATACGCGAAGAAGTCGCCAAAGGTGGGCGTTTCGTGCAATATATCTGGTGTGTTTCGATTGTTGTTATGTCGTTTAAACGTCCAACCGATGTTTTTTTTATACGAAGTGATGAATCTGCGGCTGCAAAGGCTTTGCCCTATACATTGTTAACTTTATTTTTGGGCTGGTGGGGTTTTCCTTGGGGTATTATTTATAGTTTTCAATGTTTGGGAGTTAATACAAACGGCGGTTATGATCTTACCGAGGAATTTATGCAAAGTATGAATGCCTCTTTGTATTATGATCATGATGATGAAAATGTTGCAATGGATGCAATTGAAGAAGTTGCACAAAGCAGTGATGCAGAGCCTGATCCGAAGCCTAAAAATCAGAACCAGCCGATTAATCGAAGTGGTTCTGTTATTCAGCGTTAACAACAATTGCATTTACTCTAAAGGCTTTCTGGCCTGCGATAGCAGGTTGGGCGGCCATAAAGCTTGGCAATGCGTGAAATTGCATCATTTAATGGCTCAATGCGCACATCCATGGAGGCACCATTGGCATGAATGATATTATCTTTATCAATCATAATCGCAACATGTCCTTGCCAAAAGATAAGATCGCCACGCTCATTTGGCAAGCCTTCTGGTATTTCATGGCCGATGGAATGCTGTTGCATATCACTATCGCGCATGACATTGCGCCCAGCCATTGCAAAAGATAATTGCACAAGGCCGGAGCAATCAATACCAAAGGCCGTTGTGCCTCCCCATAAATAGGGCGTGTGAATGAGACTTTCTGCCACACAAACAAAATCAAGGGCGCGCACATCAATTGGCTCAATATGCTCGGCAATGATTGCTTTGCCGTCTTCAAGCATCGCATAGCGCGTGCCTCGTGTTTCTTCAAAACCACCAATGGTTAGTTTGGAATTCATAGCAATGGCGGTGATTGGCGGCGTTTTTAAATCTGCCATTGGGTAAATAAAACTGCGCGGAACTTTAACGCGGTGGGTGAGGGGGCGTTTGTCAACGCTAAGATGGCTACTAGCGACATAGCCGACATAGCCATCTTGCAGTGAGCGGATAAAGCAAAAATCATTGTGATTTTCAAAAACAAGCGCTTCATCACCAAGCAACATTTGGCTTAATGTGCCACTAGCAAAATTAGCAGCTTTTTTAATATCGCTTACTGGCGCAATAATACGATGTTTAACACCTTCAACGAATTTTTGTGCGTTAACGCGTCCTTTTAAGGTGATATCTGCCAGGTCATCACGATAAGCATTAAGGCGAGGATCAAGTTTTTCCATTTATCTAGCCTTTGAAGTTAAAAAATTCATTTAACATATAATTGTCTAATCGCAGCAAAAAGTGCTCTTATGCCTTGCGCTTCACCACCTTTTGGAAAACTTGGGCGTGCTGTTGGTGTCCAGCCGTAAATATCAAAATGCGCCCAAGATTTTGCTTGTTCTACAAACTGGTTTAAAAACAGTGCCGCAGTGATTGATCCGGCGAAGCCGTCACTCGTGACATTGTTTAAATCAGCGATGGGGGAATTAAGATTTTTTTTGTAGGCAGGCCAAAGTGGTAATTGCCAAACTGGGTCATGTTGGGCAATGCTCTGCGCATTAATCGCACTAACCAAATTTTGGTCATGGCTATAAAATGGTGGCAAGTCCGGCCCCAAGGCAACACGTGCGGCGCCCGTTAGTGTTGCCATGTCAATGATCAAATCGGGGGCATCTTCATCGCCATAGGCAAGCGCATCGGATAATACCAATCGTCCTTCTGCGTCCGTATTGCCAATTTCAATGCTTAAGCCTTTGCGGCTCATCAAAATATCGCTTGGGCGAAAAGCATTGCCAGCAATTGAGTTTTCCACCGCAGGGATAAGCAGTTTTAAGCGTACATCAAGTTTTTGTTCCATAATCATTTGGGCAAGACCAATAACATTGGCAGCGCCGCCCATGTCTTTTTTCATCAAAAACATGCCGCTTGCTGGTTTAATATCAAGACCGCCAGTATCAAAGCAAACTCCCTTACCAATAAGAGTTATTTTAGGCGCATCTTGCCGTCCCCAATTAAGCTCAATCAAACGCGGTGCAATAGCGCTTGCGCGTCCGACCGCATGAATAAGCGGAAAATTCTGTGCAAGCAAATCATCGCCAATAATGGCATGGACTGACGCGCCAAATTGATTGCCAAGCATGCGGACAATGTTTTCAAGCTGGTCAGGCCCCATATCATTGGTTGGGGTATTGATGAGATTGCGCACAAGTGTTGTGCTTTCAGCTTGGCTTAATAGTGCCTTATAATCAATATGACTGGGCACAAAAAAGCGTAAAGCCCTTTCACTTTTTTGGTTCAAATAG
Protein-coding sequences here:
- the recF gene encoding DNA replication/repair protein RecF (All proteins in this family for which functions are known are DNA-binding proteins that assist the filamentation of RecA onto DNA for the initiation of recombination or recombinational repair.), with the protein product MRVRGLSLAAFRNYESLNLVFSGQHVVLTGHNGAGKTNILEAISLLSPGKGLRRASYNELIHGAYDKNLASKHNGFTIFARLECDIYGEAQIGTGITDNESTRKVRINGANASADSLLEYSRISWLIPAMDGLFTGTISDRRRFLDRLVMGLDPLHGRRVINFEKAMRSRNKLLSDNVNDAYWLSALEAQMAELGVAIAAARKEMVRLMASMIEKMLLNSLFPMSVLSATGLLEAQLDEAAAVDVEEDYRALLEQNRLLDARAGRTLEGPHRSDLEVSHLVKSMPAALCSTGEQKALLTGLILSHARLIGEISGMTPILLLDEIAAHLDPMRRGALFEILDQLEAQAFMTGTDRALFAGLEGRAQFLSVKENQIEIDRS
- a CDS encoding NlpC/P60 family protein; the encoded protein is MEKLDPRLNAYRDDLADITLKGRVNAQKFVEGVKHRIIAPVSDIKKAANFASGTLSQMLLGDEALVFENHNDFCFIRSLQDGYVGYVASSHLSVDKRPLTHRVKVPRSFIYPMADLKTPPITAIAMNSKLTIGGFEETRGTRYAMLEDGKAIIAEHIEPIDVRALDFVCVAESLIHTPYLWGGTTAFGIDCSGLVQLSFAMAGRNVMRDSDMQQHSIGHEIPEGLPNERGDLIFWQGHVAIMIDKDNIIHANGASMDVRIEPLNDAISRIAKLYGRPTCYRRPESL
- a CDS encoding leucyl aminopeptidase family protein produces the protein MNIHLNIAFTTNQSASSLPIFFTNECDFAALPLSDFSANWLKAQNFKAKSGAFALLPNEKGGLCGAVLISCPDNGAFITGKLADALPDGDWHFHDDQNLQPLHYLGLALGAYKFNRYLNQKSERALRFFVPSHIDYKALLSQAESTTLVRNLINTPTNDMGPDQLENIVRMLGNQFGASVHAIIGDDLLAQNFPLIHAVGRASAIAPRLIELNWGRQDAPKITLIGKGVCFDTGGLDIKPASGMFLMKKDMGGAANVIGLAQMIMEQKLDVRLKLLIPAVENSIAGNAFRPSDILMSRKGLSIEIGNTDAEGRLVLSDALAYGDEDAPDLIIDMATLTGAARVALGPDLPPFYSHDQNLVSAINAQSIAQHDPVWQLPLWPAYKKNLNSPIADLNNVTSDGFAGSITAALFLNQFVEQAKSWAHFDIYGWTPTARPSFPKGGEAQGIRALFAAIRQLYVK